The following coding sequences are from one Triticum dicoccoides isolate Atlit2015 ecotype Zavitan chromosome 4A, WEW_v2.0, whole genome shotgun sequence window:
- the LOC119287489 gene encoding putative cysteine-rich receptor-like protein kinase 16 isoform X1 gives MSSPPPEPCSGFGTPNFPFQANSQGTSGESRMPGYHFFKQATGEFGKGQFGKVYKAYLPTGEVIAVKLLHQMSKFDDEQFSHHCTQLMSTNHKNLVRLLGYSYGEHEESHLYDGRVIRGVYKRRLIGFEYVPGGSLANFLSEQHLGWSIRFKIIKEICEGLQYLQEAGIVHFNLNPGNILLDNGKIPKITEFGLYEMFKAVNDGATVTRGCTYRLRYMAPEIYCYGKMSERSDIFSLGALIKSIMAGTTDSSIHHMDGPKCVEHVHKSWRKRLQEIRRYRSFEADCQQVSTCIGIAVACMHRDPGERPLMKDIVRKLYEVETREDYLSSRVEQAVHDYEVRRISFQEMEHVTSNFSQKLGHDGLGAVYKGKLEDGEVIAVKRFDERLRKLEEQFERVVNLMKLRHKNIVRLTGYCYEPTKVPVPDDKNPELYIWWDVIENLLCYEFLPNGSLDMILNDKSCELDWQTRHKIIHGICEGLHHLHVECQDAPLVHEGFKPANVLLDNGMVPKLADFCTSMAVTPRGYIAPEVMDTGKVTVKSNMYSLGVLIIEIATGDRCPCDESSGR, from the exons TTTACAAG GCATATCTTCCAACCGGGGAAGTGATCGCCGTGAAGCTGCTCCATCAGATGTCAAAGTTTGATGACGAGCAATTCTCACATCATTGTACACAACTTATGAGCACCAACCATAAGAATCTTGTGagactattgggctattcctacggAGAACATGAAGAATCACATCTGTACGATGGGAGAGTAATACGCGGTGTATACAAACGCAGGTTAATCGGCTTCGAGTATGTACCCGGCGGAAGTCTTGCCAATTTTCTTTCAG AACAACATCTCGGATGGAGTATACGCTTCAAAATAATAAAGGAGATCTGTGAGGGTTTACAATACCTTCAGGAAGCTGGCATTGTGCACTTTAATCTCAACCCAGGTAATATATTGCTAGACAATGGAAAGATACCAAAAATCAcagagtttggtttatatgagatgTTCAAGGCAGTAAACGACGGAGCCACAGTTACTCGAGGGTGTACTTACAGATTGAGATA TATGGCACCAGAAATATATTGCTATGGAAAAATGTCAGAACGGTCTGACATCTTTAGCTTGGGCGCTCTAATTAAAAGTATAATGGCTGGAACTACAGACTCGAGCATTCATCACATGGATGGTCCTAAATGTGTTGAGCAT GTACACAAAAGCTGGAGGAAAAGGCTACAAGAGATAAGGAGGTATCGCTCATTTGAAGCAGATTGCCAGCAAGTGAGCACTTGTATCGGAATCGCAGTAGCCTGCATGCACAGAGACCCAGGTGAAAGGCCACTGATGAAGGATATTGTTCGTAAACTATATGAAGTAGAAACTAGGGAAGATTACCTGTCGTCGCGGGTAGAACAG GCTGTTCATGATTATGAAGTCAGGAGAATATCATTCCAAGAGATGGAACACGTCACGAGTAATTTCTCTCAAAAACTTGGTCATGATGGCTTAGGTGCTGTTTATAAG GGAAAGCTTGAAGATGGGGAAGTGATAGCTGTGAAGAGATTCGATGAGAGACTAAGAAAACTAGAGGAGCAGTTTGAGCGAGTGGTGAATCTTATGAAACTCAGACACAAAAATATAGTACGATTAACGGGCTACTGCTACGAACCAACAAAAGTACCAGTTCCTGATGACAAGAATCCAGAACTGTACATATGGTGGGATGTTATAGAGAATTTGCTCTGTTATGAGTTTTTGCCAAATGGAAGTCTGGACATGATATTAAATG ATAAATCTTGCGAACTCGATTGGCAAACTCGTCACAAAATAATACATGGCATTTGTGAGGGATTGCATCACCTTCACGTGGAATGCCAGGATGCCCCCCTTGTCCATGAGGGTTTTAAACCTGCCAATGTTTTGCTAGATAATGGCATGGTCCCGAAGCTAGCGGATTTCTGCACTTCAATGGCTGTCACACCAAG AGGGTACATAGCACCAGAGGTCATGGACACCGGTAAAGTTACAGTCAAGTCAAATATGTACAGTTTGGGTGTTCTGATAATAGAGATCGCAACCGGAGACAGGTGTCCTTGCGACGAATCATCAGGCCGGTAA
- the LOC119287489 gene encoding cysteine-rich receptor-like protein kinase 25 isoform X2 — MSSPPPEPCSGFGTPNFPFQANSQGTSGESRMPGYHFFKQATGEFGKGQFGKVYKAYLPTGEVIAVKLLHQMSKFDDEQFSHHCTQLMSTNHKNLVRLLGYSYGEHEESHLYDGRVIRGVYKRRLIGFEYVPGGSLANFLSEQHLGWSIRFKIIKEICEGLQYLQEAGIVHFNLNPGNILLDNGKIPKITEFGLYEMFKAVNDGATVTRGCTYRLRYMAPEIYCYGKMSERSDIFSLGALIKSIMAGTTDSSIHHMDGPKCVEHVHKSWRKRLQEIRRYRSFEADCQQVSTCIGIAVACMHRDPGERPLMKDIVRKLYEVETREDYLSSRVEQAVHDYEVRRISFQEMEHVTSNFSQKLGHDGLGAVYKGKLEDGEVIAVKRFDERLRKLEEQFERVVNLMKLRHKNIVRLTGYCYEPTKVPVPDDKNPELYIWWDVIENLLCYEFLPNGSLDMILNDKSCELDWQTRHKIIHGICEGLHHLHVECQDAPLVHEGFKPANVLLDNGMVPKLADFCTSMAVTPRR; from the exons TTTACAAG GCATATCTTCCAACCGGGGAAGTGATCGCCGTGAAGCTGCTCCATCAGATGTCAAAGTTTGATGACGAGCAATTCTCACATCATTGTACACAACTTATGAGCACCAACCATAAGAATCTTGTGagactattgggctattcctacggAGAACATGAAGAATCACATCTGTACGATGGGAGAGTAATACGCGGTGTATACAAACGCAGGTTAATCGGCTTCGAGTATGTACCCGGCGGAAGTCTTGCCAATTTTCTTTCAG AACAACATCTCGGATGGAGTATACGCTTCAAAATAATAAAGGAGATCTGTGAGGGTTTACAATACCTTCAGGAAGCTGGCATTGTGCACTTTAATCTCAACCCAGGTAATATATTGCTAGACAATGGAAAGATACCAAAAATCAcagagtttggtttatatgagatgTTCAAGGCAGTAAACGACGGAGCCACAGTTACTCGAGGGTGTACTTACAGATTGAGATA TATGGCACCAGAAATATATTGCTATGGAAAAATGTCAGAACGGTCTGACATCTTTAGCTTGGGCGCTCTAATTAAAAGTATAATGGCTGGAACTACAGACTCGAGCATTCATCACATGGATGGTCCTAAATGTGTTGAGCAT GTACACAAAAGCTGGAGGAAAAGGCTACAAGAGATAAGGAGGTATCGCTCATTTGAAGCAGATTGCCAGCAAGTGAGCACTTGTATCGGAATCGCAGTAGCCTGCATGCACAGAGACCCAGGTGAAAGGCCACTGATGAAGGATATTGTTCGTAAACTATATGAAGTAGAAACTAGGGAAGATTACCTGTCGTCGCGGGTAGAACAG GCTGTTCATGATTATGAAGTCAGGAGAATATCATTCCAAGAGATGGAACACGTCACGAGTAATTTCTCTCAAAAACTTGGTCATGATGGCTTAGGTGCTGTTTATAAG GGAAAGCTTGAAGATGGGGAAGTGATAGCTGTGAAGAGATTCGATGAGAGACTAAGAAAACTAGAGGAGCAGTTTGAGCGAGTGGTGAATCTTATGAAACTCAGACACAAAAATATAGTACGATTAACGGGCTACTGCTACGAACCAACAAAAGTACCAGTTCCTGATGACAAGAATCCAGAACTGTACATATGGTGGGATGTTATAGAGAATTTGCTCTGTTATGAGTTTTTGCCAAATGGAAGTCTGGACATGATATTAAATG ATAAATCTTGCGAACTCGATTGGCAAACTCGTCACAAAATAATACATGGCATTTGTGAGGGATTGCATCACCTTCACGTGGAATGCCAGGATGCCCCCCTTGTCCATGAGGGTTTTAAACCTGCCAATGTTTTGCTAGATAATGGCATGGTCCCGAAGCTAGCGGATTTCTGCACTTCAATGGCTGTCACACCAAG GCGGTAA